Proteins from one Cryptomeria japonica chromosome 4, Sugi_1.0, whole genome shotgun sequence genomic window:
- the LOC131874726 gene encoding disease resistance protein TAO1-like: MEQNCTKKDLKVLQRQILYGLFQQNVELTDCDQGRGMIWSLCKKHPSRPLFLYIDNGLKNTDLKQLLPEDLGSCLPPRSRILVTTRNLHETDIFNARNIQRQQYRVSSLPQTQARKILLKKAADYNDEKNIHDLLELCGGVPLLLEIAGSQLAITSRNTINIVLELLREGEKVEEDDISDRMVDFVYHRLLPPVKEAFLDITSFFHDWPTQKVTYIVGEEEFRALEDASFIQNSQMGTVIVHDIVRARGKKMSEQNRIRDPETLLKCLEDGEKLKNLKGILLYEKYEQPPIEINENHLNCMSNSLRVLSYEGSQIIFRGKCKKPFKQLRNLGIPSNVANLPMEFEKLGRLARYRGPFTQGMSLYELPPSLLALHFTGSSENAVENSKLPTEITLASSVVKLGFSDLKNMRRLPDGLEKLSKLQELYLIDCHQLRELPSKLGDLSNLQRLWLDQCHELKELPSDFGQLSNLTSIYLSGCSALCVLPSSFAHLISLKQLYLDYCTGLKKLPSNFGQLQNLEELDLSHCSALEEWPLSFRDLTKMKKMVLVGCPMKLKESLPYNISNCSIVFH; the protein is encoded by the exons ATGGAACAAAATTGCACTAAGAAAGATCTTAAAGTGCTCCAACGGCAGATTTTGTATGGACTGTTCCAACAGAATGTGGAACTGACAGACTGTGACCAAGGTCGAGGAATGATCTGGTCGCTTTGCAAAAAGCATCCCAGTCGGCCTTTATTTCTTTACATTGACAACGGTCTTAAAAATACAGATCTCAAGCAACTTCTGCCTGAAGACTTGGGCAGTTGCCTTCCACCCAGAAGCAGAATACTTGTCACGACTAGAAACCTCCATGAGACAGACATATTCAACGCCAGGAATATTCAACGCCAACAATATCGTGTCAGTTCTCTTCCACAAACACAGGCCAGAAAGATTTTATTGAAGAAAGCTGCTGATTACAATGATGAAAAGAATATTCACGACCTTCTTGAGCTGTGTGGTGGTGTTCCGCTTCTGCTGGAAATAGCTGGTTCACAGCTGGCCATAACTAGCAGAAATACAATTAATATAGTATTAGAGTTGCTTAGAGAAGGGGAGAAGGTGGAAGAGGACGATATCAGTGACCGTATGGTTGATTTTGTTTACCACAGATTATTACCACCTGTGAAAGAGGCTTTTCTGGATATCACATCCTTCTTTCATGATTGGCCAACTCAAAAAGTGACCTACATAGTTGGAGAGGAGGAATTCAGAGCTCTAGAAGATGCTTCATTCATACAAAATTCTCAAATGGGTACAGTGATTGTTCATGACATAGTTCGAGCAAGAGGAAAAAAGATGTCAGAACAAAACAGAATCAGGGATCCCGAGACTTTATTAAAATGCTTGGAAGATGGAGAG AAACTTAAAAATTTAAAAGGCATCCTTTTATATGAAAAGTATGAGCAGCCTCCAATCGAAATCAATGAAAATCATCTAAATTGCATGAGCAATTCCTTAAGAGTGCTATCTTATGAAGGATCCCAAATAATATTCAGGGGGAAATGTAAGAAGCCATTTAAACAACTCAGAAACCTTGGAATTCCTAGTAATGTTGCTAATTTACCAATGGAGTTTGAGAAACTTGGGCGACTTGCCAGGTACAGAGGCCCATTCACGCAAGGCATGAGTTTGTATGAG CTTCCTCCAAGCCTGCTCGCTTTGCACTTTACAGGTTCTTCTGAGAATGCAGTTGAAAATTCAAAACTACCAACTGAGATCACTCTAGCTTCTTCGGTTGTAAAATTAGGCTTTTCTGATTTGAAAAATATGCGAAGACTACCAGATGGATTGGAAAAGCTATCAAAGTTACAggaattatatttaattgattgcCATCAGTTGAGAGAACTTCCTTCCAAATTGGGGGATCTCAGCAATCTACAAAGGTTGTGGCTAGATCAGTGCCATGAATTGAAAGAGTTGCCTTCAGATTTTGGGCAGCTTAGCAATTTGACATCAATATATTTAAGCGGCTGCTCTGCATTATGTGTATTGCCTTCCAGCTTTGCACATCTCATTTCCCTAAAACAGTTGTACTTAGATTATTGTACAGGCTTGAAAAAGTTGCCTTCAAACTTTGGACAACTCCAAAATTTGGAAGAGTTAGATTTGAGCCACTGTTCTGCGTTAGAAGAATGGCCATTAAGCTTCAGAGATCtcacaaagatgaagaagatggtTTTGGTAGGTTGTCCTATGAAGTTAAAAGAATCATTACCTTATAATATAAGTAATTGTTCTATTGTATttcattaa